In a single window of the Drosophila albomicans strain 15112-1751.03 chromosome 3, ASM965048v2, whole genome shotgun sequence genome:
- the LOC117571835 gene encoding ensconsin isoform X9: MASLEGQQENYSKDPSVENIPKRPESREGSAERKVSKDREEKLKYARDRQNEERQRKIEELRAQAEAAQKYREQKEEERRRRIEEIRVRDTEKRHQVEERKKAIIEAEKERREYILKKNQERESRIETKKRDRNSIAFAFGSSTPRLLDVPADYGLVSPSTFWSQRRSTSISNVAGASLSRRSSERELADSGAKKRASSSTDRHDDHRRKSSSMYEVFNWGYSNDEPPKRFSLSIAANEINIDGPAAPNNPQKLISTTTTTTTPTAHRQNVATATAASHNNNNNYNNNSYRKEDIVDTSQNIMFRSVYRRKTDLMPTIPSPRDGHYGSRSSLSTTPRTPGSRSGNVTPGGHGHLSGSRPGSAMSTSTTLSTSGLVPRRPGTASTRKPRPASIAGTGMSLEEINKLKRDQKPPVKTTSASPSTSTAQTTPKRTANLMSTSMIVTSSSTRMHSAEKKTPSKREPLLPKAASASKAQQPSRTASSERISRHAKESINKVPSVMSTSMIVTSTTTTTKSTAESAPAAAAPAPKANGVAKEQPEQDAEVPTAEVTAPAVSKAEKEALNTEQAEQEQQELVQLVEAKAQPEPVAQEEQPPAEPVVAHVEEKADEGNEKPTQEATVVAVAKKTSRNGSKENSEVRELTPPTTAAAPVAVAGLAVEGGNDLMTASMIAKKITTEEEAKAALAERRRLAREEAERQAELERQRVEAERLAELKAQEEEAERQRLFEEESTRLAEEQRRGEEERLRKAIEEAQQREEEEQRRREDEERQRIEREEAEKKAKEDAEKQRVEVAERLKREEKEREERRKRVEAIMSRTRKAGAAATPSKESSDAKAATAAAPKESDSNSSSSNNSTGGSPNSSSSTDAAPVAPVAVAPTAVAAPAAVAEPINSQAMYEQSVLDKENSLINSFSNMIIDENAKNLHPFDVSNGKLHVETTTTTGGGAAVVVPPVAVANGNGHIENVNNKNDINLLQDAVNPVAVSQLIDLSIESQQDLHINNNNNNNNNNSLLTSTAATTTLVTADSHENKDISLL, translated from the exons ATGGCGAGTCTCGAGGGCCAGCAAGAAAATTATTCGAAAGATCCATCAG tGGAAAACATACCCAAGCGACCCGAAAGCCGAGAGGGCAGCGCCGAACGAAAag TGTCCAAAGATCGCGAGGAGAAACTGAAATATGCGCGCGATCGACAGAATGAGGAACGACAAAGAAAAATCGAGGAGCTGCGGGCTCAAGCGGAGGCGGCGCAAAAGTATCGCGAACAAAAGGAGGAGGAACGACGACGTCGCATCGAGGAGATACGCGTGAGAGATACAGAGAAGCGGCATCAGGTGGAGGAGCGCAAAAAGGCCATCATTGAGGCCGAAAAGGAGCGACGTGAATATATTCTCAAAAAGAATCAG GAGCGCGAATCGCGAATAGAGACAAAGAAACGCGATAGAAATTCGATTGCTTTCGCTTTTGGATCATCGACGCCACGTTTATTGGATGTGCCGGCTGATTATGGCCTGGTATCGCCCAGCACCTTTTGGAGTCAGCGACG ATCAACATCCATATCGAATGTGGCGGGCGCCTCGCTCTCACGTCGCAGTTCCGAGCGTGAACTTGCCGATAGTGGTGCTAAGAAGCGTGCCTCATCCTCCACGGACAGACACGATG ATCATCGACGCAAATCTTCGTCCATGTATGAGGTGTTCAATTGGGGCTATTCCAATGATGAGCCACCCAAGCGGTTCTCGCTCTCAATCGCTGCCAATGAGATAAATATCGATGGGCCAGCAGCGCCCAATAATCCACAAAAACTGATTTccactacaacaactacaacaacaccaactgcGCACAGACAAAATgtagcaacagcgacagctgcaagccacaacaacaacaacaactacaacaataactcATATCGTAAGG AAGATATCGTTGACACATCACAGAACATTATGTTCCGAAGCGTTTACCGCAGGAAAACGGACCTCATGCCGACAATACCCAGCCCCCGAGACGGGCATTATGGTTCGCGCAGCTCACTGAGCACCACGCCCAGAACCCCAG gCTCGCGATCAGGGAATGTGACACCTGGCGGTCATGGACACTTGAGTGGCTCACGTCCAGGCAGCGCCATGTCCACATCCACAACGTTGTCCACATCGGGATTGGTGCCCCGACGTCCAGGCACAGCCTCCACACGTAAGCCACGGCCAGCCAGCATTGCCGGCACCGGCATGTCCCTAGAGG AGATCAATAAATTGAAGAGGGATCAGAAGCCGCCGGTGAAGACAACGAGCGCCTCGCCATCCACGTCTACAGCACAAACGACACCCAAACGAACCGCGAACCTGATGTCCACCTCAATGATTGTCACCTCCAGTTCAACGCGCATGCACAGCGCCGAGAAGAAGACGCCATCGAAGCGG gAGCCGCTGCTGCCTAAGGCCGCGTCCGCATCGAAGGCACAGCAGCCGAGCCGCACCGCCAGCTCGGAGCGCATCAGTCGACACGCGAAGGAGTCGATCAACAAAGTCCCTTCGGTCATGAGCACATCTATGATTGTTACCtccacaacaaccacaacaaaatcaacagctGAATCcgctccagcagcagctgcacccGCACCCAAGGCTAACGGTGTGGCAAAGGAGCAGCCAGAGCAAGATGCAGAGGTTCCAACAGCTGAGGTTACAGCGCCTGCGGTCAGCAAGGCCGAGAAGGAGGCTCTAAACACTGAGCAGGCGGAACAGGAGCAACAGGAGTTGGTGCAATTGGTGGAAGCGAAGGCACAACCAGAGCCAGTTGCACAGGAAGAGCAGCCACCAGCGGAGCCAGTTGTTGCCCATGTGGAGGAGAAGGCCGACGAGGGCAACGAGAAGCCAACACAGGAGGCAACAGTTGTCGCTGTGGCGAAGAAGACATCACGCAATGGCAGCAAGGAGAATTCAGAGGTGCGTGAATTAACGCCACCAACGACAGCCGCAgctccagttgcagttgctggaCTCGCTGTTGAGGGGGGCAACGATTTGATGACCGCATCGATGATTGCCAAGAAGATCACGACGGAGGAGGAGGCAAAGGCGGCATTAGCCGAACGACGACGCCTGGCCCGCGAGGAGGCCGAACGACAGGCCGAATTGGAGCGACAACGTGTCGAGGCTGAGCGCCTCGCCGAGCTCAAGGCCCAGGAGGAGGAAGCCGAACGTCAGCGACTCTTCGAGGAGGAATCCACACGTCTTGCCGAAGAGCAGCGTCGCGGCGAAGAGGAGCGTCTGCGCAAGGCCATCGAG GAAGCACAGCAGCGCGAGGAAGAGGAGCAGCGACGACGCGAAGATGAAGAGCGTCAGCGCATTGAACGCGAGGAGGCCGAAAAGAAGGCCAAGGAAGATGCGGAAAAGCAACGCGTCGAAGTCGCCGAGCGTCTCAAGCGTGAGGAAAAAGAGCGCGAAGAGCGACGCAAACGTGTCGAGGCAATTATGTCGCGCACTCGCAAGGCTGGCGCAGCTGCCACGCCCAGCAAG GAATCAAGTGACGCCAAGGCTGCGACAGCGGCGGCGCCCAAGgaaagcgacagcaacagcagcagcagcaacaactcgaCAGGCGGCTcacccaacagcagcagcagcacagacGCTGCTCCAGTTGCGCCCGTTGCTGTGGCACCCACAGCAGTGGCTGCTCCGGCAGCTGTTGCAGAGCCCATCAACAGCCAGGCGATGTATGAGCAATCGGTGCTGGACAAGGAGAACTCGCTGATTAACAGTTTCTCCAACATGATTATCGACGAGAATGCCAAGAACTTGCATCCGTTTGACGTGAGCAACGGCAAGTTGCATGTGGAGACCACGACAACAACGGGAGGAGGAGCTGCTGTCGTTGTGCCGCCCGTAGCAGtggccaatggcaatggccaCATTGAGAATGTTAACAATAAGAA TGACATCAATCTGCTGCAGGATGCAGTGAATCCAGTGGCCGTCAGTCAGTTAATTGATCTGAGCATTGAGTCACAACAAGATCtgcacatcaacaacaacaacaataataacaacaacaacagcttgcTGACAAGCACAGCGGCAACCACCACGCTAGTCACTGCTGATAGTCACGAGAATAAAG ATATATCGTTGCTGTGA
- the LOC117571835 gene encoding uncharacterized abhydrolase domain-containing protein DDB_G0269086 isoform X11, with amino-acid sequence MASLEGQQENYSKDPSVENIPKRPESREGSAERKVSKDREEKLKYARDRQNEERQRKIEELRAQAEAAQKYREQKEEERRRRIEEIRVRDTEKRHQVEERKKAIIEAEKERREYILKKNQERESRIETKKRDRNSIAFAFGSSTPRLLDVPADYGLVSPSTFWSQRRSTSISNVAGASLSRRSSERELADSGAKKRASSSTDRHDEDIVDTSQNIMFRSVYRRKTDLMPTIPSPRDGHYGSRSSLSTTPRTPGSRSGNVTPGGHGHLSGSRPGSAMSTSTTLSTSGLVPRRPGTASTRKPRPASIAGTGMSLEEINKLKRDQKPPVKTTSASPSTSTAQTTPKRTANLMSTSMIVTSSSTRMHSAEKKTPSKREPLLPKAASASKAQQPSRTASSERISRHAKESINKVPSVMSTSMIVTSTTTTTKSTAESAPAAAAPAPKANGVAKEQPEQDAEVPTAEVTAPAVSKAEKEALNTEQAEQEQQELVQLVEAKAQPEPVAQEEQPPAEPVVAHVEEKADEGNEKPTQEATVVAVAKKTSRNGSKENSEVRELTPPTTAAAPVAVAGLAVEGGNDLMTASMIAKKITTEEEAKAALAERRRLAREEAERQAELERQRVEAERLAELKAQEEEAERQRLFEEESTRLAEEQRRGEEERLRKAIEEAQQREEEEQRRREDEERQRIEREEAEKKAKEDAEKQRVEVAERLKREEKEREERRKRVEAIMSRTRKAGAAATPSKESSDAKAATAAAPKESDSNSSSSNNSTGGSPNSSSSTDAAPVAPVAVAPTAVAAPAAVAEPINSQAMYEQSVLDKENSLINSFSNMIIDENAKNLHPFDVSNGKLHVETTTTTGGGAAVVVPPVAVANGNGHIENVNNKNDINLLQDAVNPVAVSQLIDLSIESQQDLHINNNNNNNNNNSLLTSTAATTTLVTADSHENKDISLL; translated from the exons ATGGCGAGTCTCGAGGGCCAGCAAGAAAATTATTCGAAAGATCCATCAG tGGAAAACATACCCAAGCGACCCGAAAGCCGAGAGGGCAGCGCCGAACGAAAag TGTCCAAAGATCGCGAGGAGAAACTGAAATATGCGCGCGATCGACAGAATGAGGAACGACAAAGAAAAATCGAGGAGCTGCGGGCTCAAGCGGAGGCGGCGCAAAAGTATCGCGAACAAAAGGAGGAGGAACGACGACGTCGCATCGAGGAGATACGCGTGAGAGATACAGAGAAGCGGCATCAGGTGGAGGAGCGCAAAAAGGCCATCATTGAGGCCGAAAAGGAGCGACGTGAATATATTCTCAAAAAGAATCAG GAGCGCGAATCGCGAATAGAGACAAAGAAACGCGATAGAAATTCGATTGCTTTCGCTTTTGGATCATCGACGCCACGTTTATTGGATGTGCCGGCTGATTATGGCCTGGTATCGCCCAGCACCTTTTGGAGTCAGCGACG ATCAACATCCATATCGAATGTGGCGGGCGCCTCGCTCTCACGTCGCAGTTCCGAGCGTGAACTTGCCGATAGTGGTGCTAAGAAGCGTGCCTCATCCTCCACGGACAGACACGATG AAGATATCGTTGACACATCACAGAACATTATGTTCCGAAGCGTTTACCGCAGGAAAACGGACCTCATGCCGACAATACCCAGCCCCCGAGACGGGCATTATGGTTCGCGCAGCTCACTGAGCACCACGCCCAGAACCCCAG gCTCGCGATCAGGGAATGTGACACCTGGCGGTCATGGACACTTGAGTGGCTCACGTCCAGGCAGCGCCATGTCCACATCCACAACGTTGTCCACATCGGGATTGGTGCCCCGACGTCCAGGCACAGCCTCCACACGTAAGCCACGGCCAGCCAGCATTGCCGGCACCGGCATGTCCCTAGAGG AGATCAATAAATTGAAGAGGGATCAGAAGCCGCCGGTGAAGACAACGAGCGCCTCGCCATCCACGTCTACAGCACAAACGACACCCAAACGAACCGCGAACCTGATGTCCACCTCAATGATTGTCACCTCCAGTTCAACGCGCATGCACAGCGCCGAGAAGAAGACGCCATCGAAGCGG gAGCCGCTGCTGCCTAAGGCCGCGTCCGCATCGAAGGCACAGCAGCCGAGCCGCACCGCCAGCTCGGAGCGCATCAGTCGACACGCGAAGGAGTCGATCAACAAAGTCCCTTCGGTCATGAGCACATCTATGATTGTTACCtccacaacaaccacaacaaaatcaacagctGAATCcgctccagcagcagctgcacccGCACCCAAGGCTAACGGTGTGGCAAAGGAGCAGCCAGAGCAAGATGCAGAGGTTCCAACAGCTGAGGTTACAGCGCCTGCGGTCAGCAAGGCCGAGAAGGAGGCTCTAAACACTGAGCAGGCGGAACAGGAGCAACAGGAGTTGGTGCAATTGGTGGAAGCGAAGGCACAACCAGAGCCAGTTGCACAGGAAGAGCAGCCACCAGCGGAGCCAGTTGTTGCCCATGTGGAGGAGAAGGCCGACGAGGGCAACGAGAAGCCAACACAGGAGGCAACAGTTGTCGCTGTGGCGAAGAAGACATCACGCAATGGCAGCAAGGAGAATTCAGAGGTGCGTGAATTAACGCCACCAACGACAGCCGCAgctccagttgcagttgctggaCTCGCTGTTGAGGGGGGCAACGATTTGATGACCGCATCGATGATTGCCAAGAAGATCACGACGGAGGAGGAGGCAAAGGCGGCATTAGCCGAACGACGACGCCTGGCCCGCGAGGAGGCCGAACGACAGGCCGAATTGGAGCGACAACGTGTCGAGGCTGAGCGCCTCGCCGAGCTCAAGGCCCAGGAGGAGGAAGCCGAACGTCAGCGACTCTTCGAGGAGGAATCCACACGTCTTGCCGAAGAGCAGCGTCGCGGCGAAGAGGAGCGTCTGCGCAAGGCCATCGAG GAAGCACAGCAGCGCGAGGAAGAGGAGCAGCGACGACGCGAAGATGAAGAGCGTCAGCGCATTGAACGCGAGGAGGCCGAAAAGAAGGCCAAGGAAGATGCGGAAAAGCAACGCGTCGAAGTCGCCGAGCGTCTCAAGCGTGAGGAAAAAGAGCGCGAAGAGCGACGCAAACGTGTCGAGGCAATTATGTCGCGCACTCGCAAGGCTGGCGCAGCTGCCACGCCCAGCAAG GAATCAAGTGACGCCAAGGCTGCGACAGCGGCGGCGCCCAAGgaaagcgacagcaacagcagcagcagcaacaactcgaCAGGCGGCTcacccaacagcagcagcagcacagacGCTGCTCCAGTTGCGCCCGTTGCTGTGGCACCCACAGCAGTGGCTGCTCCGGCAGCTGTTGCAGAGCCCATCAACAGCCAGGCGATGTATGAGCAATCGGTGCTGGACAAGGAGAACTCGCTGATTAACAGTTTCTCCAACATGATTATCGACGAGAATGCCAAGAACTTGCATCCGTTTGACGTGAGCAACGGCAAGTTGCATGTGGAGACCACGACAACAACGGGAGGAGGAGCTGCTGTCGTTGTGCCGCCCGTAGCAGtggccaatggcaatggccaCATTGAGAATGTTAACAATAAGAA TGACATCAATCTGCTGCAGGATGCAGTGAATCCAGTGGCCGTCAGTCAGTTAATTGATCTGAGCATTGAGTCACAACAAGATCtgcacatcaacaacaacaacaataataacaacaacaacagcttgcTGACAAGCACAGCGGCAACCACCACGCTAGTCACTGCTGATAGTCACGAGAATAAAG ATATATCGTTGCTGTGA
- the LOC117571835 gene encoding ensconsin isoform X15 — MASLEGQQENYSKDPSVENIPKRPESREGSAERKVSKDREEKLKYARDRQNEERQRKIEELRAQAEAAQKYREQKEEERRRRIEEIRVRDTEKRHQVEERKKAIIEAEKERREYILKKNQERESRIETKKRDRNSIAFAFGSSTPRLLDVPADYGLVSPSTFWSQRRSTSISNVAGASLSRRSSERELADSGAKKRASSSTDRHDEDIVDTSQNIMFRSVYRRKTDLMPTIPSPRDGHYGSRSSLSTTPRTPGRAYSMNRLDQLAQPIRRNGEHVRAIVERERRERELEMLDETASLGGGSGRRGHLSRGNSNRRAGSASVGSASGSSTAVGAMSRSMTHLAGGVGVGGGQQRERGKYSLGGGISTSFRPLGSTGQRDSSSRSGNVTPGGHGHLSGSRPGSAMSTSTTLSTSGLVPRRPGTASTRKPRPASIAGTGMSLEEINKLKRDQKPPVKTTSASPSTSTAQTTPKRTANLMSTSMIVTSSSTRMHSAEKKTPSKREPLLPKAASASKAQQPSRTASSERISRHAKESINKVPSVMSTSMIVTSTTTTTKSTAESAPAAAAPAPKANGVAKEQPEQDAEVPTAEVTAPAVSKAEKEALNTEQAEQEQQELVQLVEAKAQPEPVAQEEQPPAEPVVAHVEEKADEGNEKPTQEATVVAVAKKTSRNGSKENSEVRELTPPTTAAAPVAVAGLAVEGGNDLMTASMIAKKITTEEEAKAALAERRRLAREEAERQAELERQRVEAERLAELKAQEEEAERQRLFEEESTRLAEEQRRGEEERLRKAIEEAQQREEEEQRRREDEERQRIEREEAEKKAKEDAEKQRVEVAERLKREEKEREERRKRVEAIMSRTRKAGAAATPSKESSDAKAATAAAPKESDSNSSSSNNSTGGSPNSSSSTDAAPVAPVAVAPTAVAAPAAVAEPINSQAMYEQSVLDKENSLINSFSNMIIDENAKNLHPFDVSNGKLHVETTTTTGGGAAVVVPPVAVANGNGHIENVNNKNDINLLQDAVNPVAVSQLIDLSIESQQDLHINNNNNNNNNNSLLTSTAATTTLVTADSHENKDISLL; from the exons ATGGCGAGTCTCGAGGGCCAGCAAGAAAATTATTCGAAAGATCCATCAG tGGAAAACATACCCAAGCGACCCGAAAGCCGAGAGGGCAGCGCCGAACGAAAag TGTCCAAAGATCGCGAGGAGAAACTGAAATATGCGCGCGATCGACAGAATGAGGAACGACAAAGAAAAATCGAGGAGCTGCGGGCTCAAGCGGAGGCGGCGCAAAAGTATCGCGAACAAAAGGAGGAGGAACGACGACGTCGCATCGAGGAGATACGCGTGAGAGATACAGAGAAGCGGCATCAGGTGGAGGAGCGCAAAAAGGCCATCATTGAGGCCGAAAAGGAGCGACGTGAATATATTCTCAAAAAGAATCAG GAGCGCGAATCGCGAATAGAGACAAAGAAACGCGATAGAAATTCGATTGCTTTCGCTTTTGGATCATCGACGCCACGTTTATTGGATGTGCCGGCTGATTATGGCCTGGTATCGCCCAGCACCTTTTGGAGTCAGCGACG ATCAACATCCATATCGAATGTGGCGGGCGCCTCGCTCTCACGTCGCAGTTCCGAGCGTGAACTTGCCGATAGTGGTGCTAAGAAGCGTGCCTCATCCTCCACGGACAGACACGATG AAGATATCGTTGACACATCACAGAACATTATGTTCCGAAGCGTTTACCGCAGGAAAACGGACCTCATGCCGACAATACCCAGCCCCCGAGACGGGCATTATGGTTCGCGCAGCTCACTGAGCACCACGCCCAGAACCCCAG GACGCGCCTATTCGATGAACCGCTTGGACCAACTGGCCCAGCCGATACGACGCAATGGCGAACATGTGCGCGCCATCGTGGAGCGGGAGCGACGCGAACGTGAACTGGAAATGCTGGACGAGACGGCCTCCCTCGGCGGCGGAAGTGGAAGGCGTGGCCACTTGTCGCGAGGCAACAGCAATCGACGGGCTGGAAGCGCAAGTGTGGGCAGCGCCAGTGGAAGTTCAACGGCTGTGGGCGCCATGTCGAGGAGCATGACCCATTTGGCTGGTGGAGTTGGAGTAGGAGGAGGTCAGCAGCGTGAGCGTGGAAAGTATTCACTTGGTGGCGGCATCTCGACTAGCTTTCGTCCCTTGGGCAGCACTGGTCAGCGTGATTCCA gCTCGCGATCAGGGAATGTGACACCTGGCGGTCATGGACACTTGAGTGGCTCACGTCCAGGCAGCGCCATGTCCACATCCACAACGTTGTCCACATCGGGATTGGTGCCCCGACGTCCAGGCACAGCCTCCACACGTAAGCCACGGCCAGCCAGCATTGCCGGCACCGGCATGTCCCTAGAGG AGATCAATAAATTGAAGAGGGATCAGAAGCCGCCGGTGAAGACAACGAGCGCCTCGCCATCCACGTCTACAGCACAAACGACACCCAAACGAACCGCGAACCTGATGTCCACCTCAATGATTGTCACCTCCAGTTCAACGCGCATGCACAGCGCCGAGAAGAAGACGCCATCGAAGCGG gAGCCGCTGCTGCCTAAGGCCGCGTCCGCATCGAAGGCACAGCAGCCGAGCCGCACCGCCAGCTCGGAGCGCATCAGTCGACACGCGAAGGAGTCGATCAACAAAGTCCCTTCGGTCATGAGCACATCTATGATTGTTACCtccacaacaaccacaacaaaatcaacagctGAATCcgctccagcagcagctgcacccGCACCCAAGGCTAACGGTGTGGCAAAGGAGCAGCCAGAGCAAGATGCAGAGGTTCCAACAGCTGAGGTTACAGCGCCTGCGGTCAGCAAGGCCGAGAAGGAGGCTCTAAACACTGAGCAGGCGGAACAGGAGCAACAGGAGTTGGTGCAATTGGTGGAAGCGAAGGCACAACCAGAGCCAGTTGCACAGGAAGAGCAGCCACCAGCGGAGCCAGTTGTTGCCCATGTGGAGGAGAAGGCCGACGAGGGCAACGAGAAGCCAACACAGGAGGCAACAGTTGTCGCTGTGGCGAAGAAGACATCACGCAATGGCAGCAAGGAGAATTCAGAGGTGCGTGAATTAACGCCACCAACGACAGCCGCAgctccagttgcagttgctggaCTCGCTGTTGAGGGGGGCAACGATTTGATGACCGCATCGATGATTGCCAAGAAGATCACGACGGAGGAGGAGGCAAAGGCGGCATTAGCCGAACGACGACGCCTGGCCCGCGAGGAGGCCGAACGACAGGCCGAATTGGAGCGACAACGTGTCGAGGCTGAGCGCCTCGCCGAGCTCAAGGCCCAGGAGGAGGAAGCCGAACGTCAGCGACTCTTCGAGGAGGAATCCACACGTCTTGCCGAAGAGCAGCGTCGCGGCGAAGAGGAGCGTCTGCGCAAGGCCATCGAG GAAGCACAGCAGCGCGAGGAAGAGGAGCAGCGACGACGCGAAGATGAAGAGCGTCAGCGCATTGAACGCGAGGAGGCCGAAAAGAAGGCCAAGGAAGATGCGGAAAAGCAACGCGTCGAAGTCGCCGAGCGTCTCAAGCGTGAGGAAAAAGAGCGCGAAGAGCGACGCAAACGTGTCGAGGCAATTATGTCGCGCACTCGCAAGGCTGGCGCAGCTGCCACGCCCAGCAAG GAATCAAGTGACGCCAAGGCTGCGACAGCGGCGGCGCCCAAGgaaagcgacagcaacagcagcagcagcaacaactcgaCAGGCGGCTcacccaacagcagcagcagcacagacGCTGCTCCAGTTGCGCCCGTTGCTGTGGCACCCACAGCAGTGGCTGCTCCGGCAGCTGTTGCAGAGCCCATCAACAGCCAGGCGATGTATGAGCAATCGGTGCTGGACAAGGAGAACTCGCTGATTAACAGTTTCTCCAACATGATTATCGACGAGAATGCCAAGAACTTGCATCCGTTTGACGTGAGCAACGGCAAGTTGCATGTGGAGACCACGACAACAACGGGAGGAGGAGCTGCTGTCGTTGTGCCGCCCGTAGCAGtggccaatggcaatggccaCATTGAGAATGTTAACAATAAGAA TGACATCAATCTGCTGCAGGATGCAGTGAATCCAGTGGCCGTCAGTCAGTTAATTGATCTGAGCATTGAGTCACAACAAGATCtgcacatcaacaacaacaacaataataacaacaacaacagcttgcTGACAAGCACAGCGGCAACCACCACGCTAGTCACTGCTGATAGTCACGAGAATAAAG ATATATCGTTGCTGTGA